A stretch of DNA from Rattus rattus isolate New Zealand chromosome 1, Rrattus_CSIRO_v1, whole genome shotgun sequence:
tctctttggccaAAAGTCCCTCGGGGCCAGTCAGGAGACTACTACCTATCGAGTgaccaaaaataattaaataaatatcataaatatcAAGTTTTCctaaaagagaacttcagtctaTGTGGCCCTGAGTTCACAACAAACTCCCTaccctcagcctctcaagtaccGAGTGGGACACTACAGTCACCACCAAAAAGGCTGCACAGGTCAAGGTGTGACGTGTACAGTAATCAAGGATGCTTTTCTACGTAGACGGGAAGCCTCAGCTGTAAGACAGGCAGATCCAACTCCACCCAACTTGCCTAAAGCTTCGTGCTCCACTTTCCGATTATGTAAGTAACGGCGCTTCTTCTCTTTGAGCAGGTGCTGTAGTCGTTTAAACTGATCAATGTACAAAGACTGCAAACGAATCAGCTTTTCTCTCATGATAAGAGCCACCTCCTCGGCTGTATAGACGCCTGCATGTCTAGAATAAAACGATAAATTCAACAAAGcattaaaaacagtaacaaagatAATCATGGTGATGGATGAGtgccaataatcccagcacttgttagaggtggaaacacaagaatcaggagttcaaggcctgccaggACTATGTAGCAAATCCAAGGTAAACCTAGatatgaaaccctatctcagaaacaaCATAAGCAACAAGACAGTAAAAGGATGACTAGAGATAGCCTCGATTTGTATTGACAAAGTCAACCCTGATTGACACACTAAACGGGAATATTTTCACATAGCATTTTACTgagacattaaaaatgaaaataaagaaggcTTAAGTACagcacagctcagtggtagagtacaaGGCCCTTGGTTCCGTCTCAGCACTGTGTATACCGCCGCCGGCCTGCGAGTGCACATGGGGCTCTCAGagagcctggagctggagtcacaagtGGTTTGTAAGTGGTCCCAAGTCGGTTGTTCGGAACTGAACAGATTCTTTTTAAGAcgaggtgagagggagagggagagagggagaactcTCCTCTCCACAAAAGGATACCAATGCGTTATCTCACAAATTGGAACGGGGTAGAGTGGGGAAGGTctcattatttatacatttaaaacgaGTAAAGATGGCTGGGCAcagtggagcatgcctttaaatCACAAcattccagaagcagaggcaggggatctctgtgagtttggagccagcctaggtctacagagtgagttccaggacagacagggctacacagagaaaccctgtctcaacaacaaaagtaaaaatgtgtAACAAGAAAGTTATGCTAATTAACCTGGTCCACTTacatagtaatttaaaaaagggCCCCATGTCAGAATAACTGAGTATTTTAATGACAAGATGTATCCCGGGCTGGAGAgaatggctcaatggctaagagaagaggatctgggttcgattcccaacacTCGAAGCTCACAGcttgaactccagttccaggggatccaccaCCATCTTTGGGCtccatgtgcacagacatacattcaggcaaactaACACACGAAGTATCAAAATGACTGTgacttctatttttcctttaaatacaaTCTTTTATCAAGACTTTGGGCCTTTGTGGTCCAAGGGATTTAGCTCAAAGGCAGACTGCTGGTAAAATGCATATATAGCACAGAAAAGGTCCCGGTTCTgatctcaccaccaccaccacccccgacACACACGTGATGGGTCATGATAGGCCCACTTTCTTCACAATATCCTCAAAATTCAGTCTCCTAGATTGACCCTTTATTGCAAAAATGTAGGAGGGCTACATATCAATTTTATTAGTTTGCCTGCCAATCACAAACTTTAAAGATATTCTAGAGGTTAATCTAAAGATTGTTTCCTGCTTCTGAGTTAAGTAATTAAAAATTGGAAGATTAACtttgggcagagacaggcagatccctgagttccaggccaacctggtctatagagtgagatccacaacagccagagccacacagagaaactgtctcaaaaaaccagtgagagtgtgtgtatgagtgtgcacctGCACAATGTTGAGGACAAATACTGCTAAGATGATTCAAAACCTAACACTAGGGAAGGCAAAGCCTGAGGTTGGTCAGCCTGATTCAAataccaagttccaggccagtcagaaccACATGAGACTGGCTtcaaaaaatcagagaaaggggttggggatttagcccagtggtagagcacttgcctaacaagcacaaggccctgggttgggtccccagctcaaaaaaaaaaaaaaaaaaaaaaaaaaaaagcagcaacaaaaaatcAGAGAGTTTGGAACaggaaatattttgatatttctaaATTCTTAAGATGACCAAGGGTTAGAGTAGACCTTAACATAATTAAAACTTGGGTTTCTaaatcagttttcctttttttactaGGCATGAAACCAAAGCCAACTACTGACTGAACACTGTTATTTCCCATTTAAAGAGTcagaaatgggctggagagatggctcagtggttaaaagagcactgactcttcttccagaggtcctgagttcaattcccagcacccacatggtagctcacaaccgtctgtgatgggacctgatgccctcttctggtgtgtctgaagacagctgcaatacagtcatatacataaataattttaaaaattcagaaccATGGAATTTTGCAGCATGTATCTAAGCATAATGAGCCCATATTTCTGAGACTTGGGGCAAGTACCTATTTAAATGCATTCTCCTCGACAGCCAGCCAGCACTTGTCTGCCTCCCTCTCATTCTTGTGTCAAAAGAAGTGTTCTTCCCTAAAGCATCTCATGGGCACAACCCGGGTGCCAGTGACAAGACCTCTGCAAAACAATCAAGGAATCTTGCCTTAGAGCAAAACGGTGCTGAACTGTGACCCTTAAACCCACCTACATGTATTGGTTAACCACATGCCACACTACACTCTACATACTAACTACATAAAGCATGTAAAAGTCTTATGTGGAGTTACAACTTACTTTAGGGGATCTTCTTGATCACTGTCTATGCTATCAGCTTCACTGTCAGGGTCACCTCTCCATGTCTGATCCACAGTAATGGGTTCCTGGTCCCCATCACTCCAGCTGTCTTCATCTGAGGCAAGGAAGGGAAGAGCAGCCATTAAGACTTCCCACCTCTGTAACTCCACATATGAAGATTACTTATATGATTACTTAGAGATCAACCCAAACCTTAAAATGCAAAGTTTTTAACTGTTTCAATTGTTAACACAAGGAAAGGTCACCAGGCTGGGAGAAATATATCTAAACAAACTCTAAACGCAaaacaaccagcaaccagcacGAGCAGGCCCAGCACTGCCACCCAGCTCCCATGGCACTGCAGCGAGCCAAACCTGCTCGCTCATAAGCACCTTCCTTGCTTACCCAGTATCCGGCTCGCCTCGCTTCGGCTACTCTCTGGGGTCTGCGAGCCCAGCTCTGTTTTAGCATATGAGCTCAACTGGCACAAGAGGGTTTCACCCATAGGGCCTGGGTTACTCTTCTTCATTTGAGCATGAAGTGCTAGGGCATTCCTTCGAGCATGTTCAGCACAGAAAGACACCCTAAGGAGACAAAGCATTAATATTTAATAGGCCCTCTCTTGAAAGAACCAGCAATATTCAGTCAccagttgatttttttctctaggaAATATAAATGATTTATAGTCACACCTTGAAGAGCAGTATGAAACCCAGGCATGGTgactcacgcctttaatcccagcactttagaggcagaggtggatctgtgagttcgaggtcagcctggtatacacagttccaggacagccagggagaccTGGAATAAATAGACCCTGTTGTGGGCCAGGGAGCAATGTGAATCAAAAATATAACTGCCCTCAAGTAAGCCATTTGGGGTCCTTGGTGAGgtgtggtgggggtgaggtgagATGGGGGCGTGGCGTGGCGTGACGTGATGTGGCGTGTGTGCTGTTCAGTCAGGCCCAGAGCTCCGGGCAGGGAAAGCTCTAACACATGCTGCCTCCCTGGCTCACAGAAGCTGCTCTCAAAGGGAGCGACAAGTAGCTTACCCACTGTTCTAGTTATCAAATCCATTCCAGCTATAAAAATGTTAGCAGTTATCTCAGAAAATCAGAGCTGcttgtattttttcaaaataaattctgcAAACACACCTTAATATCAATCCACTATAGACAGACAATTCTAAAGCAAGAAGATGTATAAAAAATTATCTAAGCTTTGCGCAGTGGCAGTatcgtagccaatgaggtttatccgaggcgtgattattgctaattgaaaaaATTATCTAGTAAAGTCCTATGTTTGCACAGGTAAGTACATATGATAAAAAACTATGAAGCTCcttccaaaacacacacatacacatagtgaGTGTGCCTTTTACTTAGCAAGGTTTGGCAAGTGAGTCAGCACTCCAACATCAAGTGCAGCAGTTCAGTGACTCAGCAAACAAAAGCACCTGCCACGGAGGCCAGACCACCCAAGTTCCATCACCACCCCACACAGCAGGAAAACCAACTCCAgagggctgtcctctgaccacacatgTTTGGCAGCACGTGAATCCACAGAATAAATGTTTAAGGAAGAAGAATTTAGATCTGAGTATGGGGATAATCTGAGAACtccagaagctgagacaggagaattaggGGTTCAAAATTAGTCTGACCACAGTCAGAACTCAAAATGTTAATTTTACAAGTAAGCAATTAACTAAATGTCCCTTCCTCAGCAGTGCCTCAAGTGTCCTTCAAGTTCTCATCATTGGCGGAGTTGGGTAGGAGGGTTAAGACAGAGTTTTGTTTAGCCCTGTCTATTCTGGAATTCAACCCTGTAGCCTAGGTTTGCCTGAACTCCTAGATCACCCCAAGTCAGCCTCCgaagcactaggattaaaggcctgcaccaccaccccccagcatCAGTTCTGATCATTTTCGTATTTTGACATGCCTCCCAAAGAATGTATCCTTTAATTCCAATTTTACAAACACATGACCTAAAACTTCACAGACCAACATAAAATGACTACACATGTTCCTCTTTTCACTTTAAAACTGAAGGCAGGGGACAGGCATGGTGACGCACCAACATTCTGTAACTCCATCCAGTTCCTGGAGATCCACCGCCCTCTCCTCCTCAAGCATGAACATGGTAcaaacatacaagcaggcaaaatacccatacacggaaaaaaaatttaaaaaccataaaaGGTTGCCAAAACTGTTCCAAGCCAGTCTTGTCCGCATGAGAAGTTCCAGGAatagagactgtctcaaaagggaGGTGGGGGCGTCCATGACTCTGCGAGCTGAGCCTAACGTCCTTCTATTCACCATACCATGAGGCATTAGAACCGACTCCAACAAATCGGCCACTGATCTCCCCACGTGTCcctacacacacaaatcaaactACAAACCGGAGATAAATGCCTCAAactatagtaaaaataaaagtctaaagGTTTAGGTATTGAAACAGGCTCGGTGATGCAACCTGTGCTTTACGTGCACCAGACCCAGGGTTCAAGCCTCAGCATTGAAAATTAAGGAACGACTCTCAGAGCCccaaggtacaacatacccacgCGCTCTACACATACCCATCTTTCTTCTCAGGCTTTGGGGCAGCACTGGGGCACCTCTTCCCATTCTTCGTCGAAATGTAACTACATTGTTTGAAGGGTGCATTCTTGTCTTCGAGAATATGCTTAAGACAAAACTCCTGCCCCTCCAGACGCGGCTGAGAGCATGGGCGGTGAGTGAACGAACAAGAGAGGGGCTCCTGAGATCTGGGCACTGGGGTGATCCTCCCCCGATTCGTTGGCAAGACGTGAATCCGAATCCTGTTCATACCAAAACCTGCGGGGAGGTGGTCACGGGAAAGATCAAAATGGCCTTAACCTTGCCAGAAGTCCTTGTCTACGTGCTCCCGCAGGTCGGCGGGCCGCAGGACGAGGGTCGCACCGTAACTCCCGCCGCCCTCCAGCCTTCCGTTACTAACCCACCCACCCCCGCCTTCTCCCTACCCGCCtacccgcccgcccgcccgcttCTCTGGTCCCTACCACGTTGGCCGAGTCTCCACAGTAGCCGACCGGAAGCGCGGCGCCTGTCCCACGCGGCACCACTGCAACGGCGCGCCCCGCCCCCACGCCCCGGCACACCGCCTTTGTCCCTGGCCGCCTCAGAGCTCAAAGCCCCGGCCCAAGCGCCTACGCCGTCGTCCTGCGAGCGCCATCTTGTCCTACGGCTCCCGGCACGAGAGAACCTGGCTCCCGAAAGCCCAACAATCAGAATGACTCTGACGCTGCAGGAGACGATGTACCGCGCTGAGTTGATAGAAAGGGCGAGCAGCAGCCTAACGGCAAAGGAGAAGAGCCCGGCACGGCGCCATCTTACCTCCCCGCCGCGCTGCGCCGCGCAGCTAGCCCTCTGGCTGCTCCGCCTGCACGGAACGCTGCCCTGCGGCTCCTAAGTGCTGATTGGTCGTTGTATTAAGGCTGCTGTACCTTTATTGGTCAGAATCAACACTAGACCCGAGGAGGGCGGGACAGTGAGACTCCGCAACGCGATTGGCTGATGTGAAGTGTCTGTCAGAAACTCGGCCCGTGAGTGGGCGGTGGGAAAGGCGGGCCACAGCTCCTCGCTGGgttcaggtattttttttccatctcagtACCGTTGGTTTTCTGGTGGCGGTGGTCTCCAGTCTTCCCAAGCAGCTACCTCT
This window harbors:
- the Kansl2 gene encoding KAT8 regulatory NSL complex subunit 2 isoform X1, translated to MNRIRIHVLPTNRGRITPVPRSQEPLSCSFTHRPCSQPRLEGQEFCLKHILEDKNAPFKQCSYISTKNGKRCPSAAPKPEKKDGVSFCAEHARRNALALHAQMKKSNPGPMGETLLCQLSSYAKTELGSQTPESSRSEASRILDEDSWSDGDQEPITVDQTWRGDPDSEADSIDSDQEDPLKHAGVYTAEEVALIMREKLIRLQSLYIDQFKRLQHLLKEKKRRYLHNRKVEHEALGSSLLTGPEGLLAKERENLKRLKCLRRYRQRYGVEALLHRQLKERRMLATEGAAQQAHTTRSSQRCLAFVDDVRCSNQSLPMTRHCLTHICQDTNQVLFKCCQGSEEVPCNKPVPVSLSEDPCCPLHFQLPPQMYKPEQVLSVPDGLEAGPMDLYLSAAELQPTESLPLELSDDLDVVGDGMPCPPSPLLFDPSLTLEDHSVTEIAGGPGQIQVAGDGCRSQGPHNVEKTCAPFPQRGLATANGKPEPTSIS